Sequence from the Candidatus Abyssobacteria bacterium SURF_5 genome:
GAATCGGTTTCTATATCTGTCATTGCGGTATCAATATCGCATTCAAGGTCAGATGCGCTGAAGTAGCCGAGTATATCGGAACATTGCCCGGCGTCGCCGTCTCGCGCGATTACCTGTTCATGTGCTCTGATCCCGGGCAGGAGATTATCGAGAAAGACATCAGGGAGCTCGACCTGACGCGCGTGGTGGTCGCTTCCTGCTCCCCCCGCATGCACGAGCATACCTTCAGGGCGGCATGCGCGCGAGCCGGCCTCAACCCCTTCCGGGCATTTCATCATGTCTGCGTCCGGGAGCATGTATCCTGGGTCACTCTCGACGAAGACCAGGCCACCGAGAAAGCAAAACTGCTCGCTCGCGCCGGCATCAGGCGCGTGCGATATCAATCCGACCTCTTTCCCAAAACCTTCCCCGTCAATCCCAACACGCTCGTGGTCGGCGGCGGAATCACCGGAATGCAAGCGTCGCTTGACGTCGCAAAGGCAGGTTACAAGGTGTATCTCGTCGAGCGGCAGGCCACTATCGGCGGCCACATGCTCCAATACGACAAGACCTTCCCGACCATGGACTGCGCCGCCTGCATCGGTACGCCCAAGATGGTCGCCGTCGGCCAGAATCCGAACATCGAAATTCTCTCCCTGAGCGAGGTCGAAGAGATCAGCGGTTTCGTCGGCAACTTCAAGGTCAAAGTGAGAAAGCACGCCCGCTACGTGAAAGCTGACAAGTGCACAGGCTGCGCCGAATGCACCAAGTATTGTCCCATCATCGTGCCGAATGAATGGGATGTGAACACGAAGCAGCGCAACGCCGTGTACCGGCCGTTCCCGCAAGCGGTCCCCATCACGTTCGCCATCGATAAAAAGGACAGGGGCCCCTGCGTCCAGACGTGTCCCGCCGGCACCAATGTGCAAGGCTACGTCACGATGATCCGAGAGGGCAAATACAAGGAAGCCCTCAAGATAATCATGGAAAACCTCCCGCTCCCGGGCGTGCTCGGCAGAGTCTGTCCGGCCCCATGCGAAAAAGAGTGCAGGAGAGGCGAAGTCGATGAGCCGGTTTCAATCCGGAACCTGAAGCGCTTCGCCGCCGACCAGGCGGATTGGGAAACGCTCGAACTGCCCGAAATCGATATGAAGCCGCCTGAGGAAAAGGTGGCGATCGTGGGATCGGGCCCGGCAGGCCTTGCCTGCGCGTATTTCCTCGCCCGAAAAGGATATCATCCGACCGTCTTCGAGGCCTTGCCGGAGGTCGGCGGCATGCTGCGGGCCGGCATCCCCGATTACCGCCTGCCGCCCGAGGTGCTCAATCGCGAAGTGAATTATATCCGCCGCCTGGGAGTCGAGATCAAGACCAACGCTCCCATCGGCGGAGAAACAACAATCGAGAGCCTCCTCGCCAATGGCTTCAAGGCAGTGTTCTTGTCGACCGGCGCCCACAACGAATTCAAACTCGGTGTCGAGGGCGAAGACGCCGCAGGCGTGCTGAAAGGAATCTCGTTCCTGCGCGACGTGAATTTCTGCGCGAATGGAGAGGTGGGCAAGAAGGCCGTCGTTATCGGCGGCGGCGCGGTCGCCATGGACGTGGCCCGCGTCGCTCGGCGCAAGGGCGCCTCGGAAGTGCACGTCTATTGCCTTGAGAAGCGACACGAAATGCCCGCGTGGGTCGAGGAGATCGAAGCCGCCGAGGCCGAAGGAATCGAGATTCATAATGCATGGGGCGTCAAACGGATATTGACGAACGACGCGAAAGTCAAGGGCATCGAGTTCAAGCGATGTACCGCGGTATTTGACGAAAACAAGAGATTCAGTCCGCAGTACGATGATTCTGAAACCATAACCGAAAACTGCAATACGGTTCTGGTTGCAATCGGCCAGAGACCTGATCTGTCCTGCCTCAACGGCTCGAAGGATGTCCAGCTTACCCGAAGAGGCCTTATTGCCGCCGATCCGGTCACCTTGCAGACCAGCAAGCCCGGCGTTTTTGCGGGCGGCGAAATGTATTCCGGGCCCTCGCTTGTGGTGCAGGCGGTGGCGACCGGCAAGGAGGCCGCCATTTCCATCGAGCGCTACTTGAAGAGCGAAGACCTTGTTCTCGACAGGCCCGAGCGTCCAAAGGGCGAGAACTGGGCCCCCATCCCTGAAGACGTCCAGAAGGCCGCTCGTGCGAAAATGCCCGAACTCGCGCCCGCTGACAGAGTGAACGGCTTCGTCGAAGTCGAGACGGGCTTCACCGAGGAGCAAGCCAGAGCCGAAGCCGCCCGCTGTCTCTCGTGCGGCGTGTGCTGCGAGTGCAAGCAGTGCGTGCCCGCTTGCGAGGCGAAGGCAATCGACCACGATGCCAAGGACGAAATCGTCACGCTCGACGTGGGCTCAATTATCCTGGCCACCGGCTTCGACATCATGGACCCGACGCCGATGCAGGAGTACGGCTACGGCAAATACCGCAATGTTCTGACAAGCTTGGAATTCGAGCGCCTCTCCAACGCCACGGGTCCCACCTCCGGCAAAATCCTTCTCCGGGACCCGAACGACAGGTGGAACCACACCCGGCCCCCCAAGAGCGTCGCATTCCTGCACTGCGTCGGCAGCCGCGACAAAAACTATCACGACTATTGCTCGCGAACCTGCTGTATGTACGCGCTGAAAATGGCGCACCTGGTTAAGGACAAGTGCGGCCATGACACGCAGGTGTTCAATTTCTACATCGATATGCGGTGCTTCGGAAAAGGACAGGAGGAGTTTTACCGCCGCATCCAGGATGAGGGCGTGAGGATGGTCCGGGGCAAGGCCGTCGAGGTGACCGATAAGGCGGAGGACCCGAGCGAAGAAGGAATGCTCATCGTACGGGCGGAAGACTCGCTGATCGGCAAAATGCTGAGGGTGCCGGTCGAGATGGTGGTTCTGTGCACGGCCATGGAACCGCGGCCGGACGCCCTGGAGGTGGCCAGAATCTTCGGCCTATCACTCAGCGCCGACGGCTTCTTCATGGAAGAACATCCGAAGCTCGAGCCGGTCTCGACCCCAACCTCCGGCGTCTTCCTCGCCGGCGCTTGCCAGGGTCCGAAGGACATAACTGATTCAGTCGCGCAGGCAAAAGCGGCCGCCAGCGAAGCGCAGGCGCTTTCCACCCTGGGGAAAGTGATCGTCCCGCCGATGATAAGCCATATCGACGAAGACATCTGCATCGGCTGTCAAGTCTGCATCGGGTTGTGCCCGTACTCTGCGATCGAATTCGACGAATTCAAAAAGGTTAGCGTGGTGAATGAGGCTGTTTGTAAAGGATGCGGGAGCTGCGCCGCCTACTGCCCGAGCGGCGCCGCCGACATACGCCATTTCACCCAAAAACAGATTTTCGGTGAAATCGAGGGAATCCTCGTAGGAGCCAAGGAGACACGCGATGAGTAAGGAGTTCGAACCCACAATTGTTGCTTTCCTCTGCAACTGGTGCACGTTCACCGCTGCGGACCTCGCCGGCACGTCGCGCCTCAGTTATCCCGAGAACGTCAAGATAATCCGCATGATGTGCAGCGGCATGGTCGATCCGCTCTATGTTCTCAAAGCCTTCATGGAGGGGGCGGACGGCGTTTTCATCGGAGGATGCTGGCCCGGCGACTGCCATTATATCAACGGCAACCTGAAGGCGCGCCGGCGAGTGGCGTTGCTTACGGAAATTCTGAAGCAGTTCGGAATCGAGGAGGACAGGTTCTGGCTGCGCTGGGTTGCCGCCAGCGACGGCGTCATGTTCCAGGAGTTCTCCAAACAGATGACTGAAAAGCTCCGACAAATGGGGCCGAGCCCGCTCAGTGTCAATCAAACAATCGCGTGAGGATTCGCTGAGGAGAATTGAGATGACGGAATACAGCAAACTGGTTGCTCAAGATGGTTCGATAAACAAATCGCTGGCCTCTTTTTTCAGGACCATGCTCGAGAAGAATGTCGTGGACGCCGTCCTCGTGCCGGCCCACCAGAATCCAAAGGGAGTCATGCAGACGCTGATTACCGCCCCGGAAGCGCTCGATGCCGTTGACCCCTTCGCGCCTGTAGCGCCGACGAATTCGGCAAGACTCGTGACCCGGCTCACGAACGTCCCCTCCGGGAGGCCGGTGGCGGTGGTGATGCGGTCGTGCGAGATACGGGCGCTCCTCGAACTGGTCAAACTCAAGCAGGCGAACGTCGACGACCTCCTTTTGATCGGAATTGACTGTCTCGGCAGATACGAAAATGCCGATTACTTGAAATACGAACAAGGCGGCGCCACGACCGAGGACTTCCTCAAAGCCGCTTGCGGAGACAAAGGAACCAAAAGCGCCGACGGGTTCGACGTTGCCGTCGCCTGCCGGATCTGCGAATATCCGGCGGCAGACAATGCGGATGTCCGCCTCTGCGTCATTGGCGCCTCTCCGGGCGAGGTCTTTGTCGAGTGGGCCACGGAGAAAGGGCTGAATGCACGCAAGGCGATGGGACTCGAAGCGGAAGCAGGCCCGGCCGGCCGCGACGCGGCGGTGCAACAGATCAAGAAAACGAGAACCGCGCAACGAGACAAGGTGTTCTCCGATATGTATGAGCACGTCGGGAGCATGGAGAAGCTGCGGGATCATCTGGCTGGTTGCATAAATTGCTATAACTGCCGCGCGGCCTGCCCCGTCTGTTATTGCAAAGAATGCGTCTTCGTCACCGATACCTTCCGCCACCCCGGCGACCAATACCTCTCATGGGGCGATAAGCGCGGCTTCATGAAGATGCCAACCGAGACAGTGCTGTTCCACCTGACTCGCATGACTCACATGAGCGCGCTGTGCGTGGGCTGCGGCCAGTGCTCGAGCGCGTGCCCGAATGATATCCATGTGACCGAGCTTTTCAGGTCGGTCGCCAACAGGACTCAGGCCAGATTCGACTACCATCCGGGCAGATCGCTCGATGAGCCTCAGCCGCTGGCGGTGTTCTATGCGGAAGAGCTTACGGAAGTAACCGGACAAGTTAAGTAGGAGAAACCAATGACTGAGGAAAACGCTGTCGGAACAGTGCTCGTCGTGGGCGCCGGCATCGCCGGAATCAAATCCGCCCTCGAATTGGCCGAGACGGGTTATAAAGTTATCCTTACCGACAATTCGCCTTCTGTCGGCGGCATCCTGCAAAAGCTCGACCATCAGTTCCCAACCGACCACTGCGGAATGTGCAGGATGCTGCCGCTGGTCGGACGCGAACACGCGTCGCAGCACTGCATGCGCAAAAGCCTGTTCCATGACAACATCGAGATTCTTCCGTTCACCGAGATCACATCCGTTAAAGGAGACGCAGGCGCCTACACAGTGGAGCTGCTCAGACGGGCGCGGCATGTCAATACCGATATCTGCAACGGACTCGGCAAGTGCATCGACGTGTGCCCGGTGGAAGCGCCCGACGAATTCAATCAGGGCCTTACCCGGCGCAAAGCCATCTACAAGCCTGTCCCTCATAATGTCCCCCAAATGCTGCTCATAGATATGCAAGCCTGCACCAGGTGCGGCGAGTGCGTGAAGGCGTGTCCGGTGAACGCGATCGACCTGGAGGCGCAGGACGAAGCGAGCCTGGTCGAGGTGAATGCAATAATACTCGCGGCCGGCGCGACTCTCTATGATCCCGCCACAGATGATGACGCGAAAGCATATGCGGTCTCGCCCGACGTCGTCAGCTCGTTGGCCTTCGAGCGCATCTTGAGCGGATCGGGCCTCTACGACGGGACGATCCGCCGCCCGTCGGATGGCAAGCCCGCCAAACGCATTGCCTGGATTCAATGCGTCGGCTCCCGCAACCGCAGGAAGGGCCGAGATTATTGCTCGTCCATTTGCTGCATGTTCGCGCTCAAAGAGGCGGTGCTCGCCCATGAAAAGGGAGGGCCGGACACCGAGACAACCATCTTTTACATGGATATGCGCACCTTCGGGAAGGAGTTTTATCAGTACCGCGAGCGGGCCGAACGCGAATACGGCGTGCGCCTTGTTCGCTGCCGCGTTCAGAGCGTGTTGCGGGAGGCCGACGGCTCGCTGCTGGTCCGATACCTCGATCAGAAAACCGGAGAATTTGTCGAAGACTCCTATGACATGGTGGTGCTTTCGACCGGTCAGGCGCCTTTCGAAGACCATCGCAGGCTCGCCGAATTGCTCGGCTTGGATCGCGCGCCCTCGGGACTGCTCCCCCTGCTCGACTTCGAGAAAGTGAAGCTGGTGAAGCCGGGAATCTTTATCTGCGGCTCGCTGATGGGGCTCACCGACATCAGCGAGGCCATCACCAGCGGGATCGCAGCGGCAGGTGAAACATCGAAAATGCTTCTTGCCTCCGGGATCAAAAGGCTGGAAGACGAGCCGGCTCCGGAACGGCCGGTGGACAAACAGGCTCCGCTTGTATCGGTCGTTCTGTGCAGTTGTAAAGGAGTCAAGGCGCCCGAAGGGCTCGACCTCGAGCCGCTGATCTCGACCATCAAGAAATATCCCGGAGTGGGTGAAGCTCATCTCGTGGAGGCGCTGTGCCGGGAAGAGGGAGAGCAGGAGCTTAAGGAAATCCTCGAGCAGACAAAATGCAACCGGCTCATCATCGGAGCCTGCCTCCCGTACGTGTACCGGCAGCGGTTCAGGAAGCTGGCTCAAACCGCAGGTTTCAATCCGGCCCTGGTGGAGATATTTGATCTGTTGAGCGCGGCGAGACATGGCCTGCCGGAGACAAACGGGACCGATTGGGTGCAGTTGGCTTTAGAGGAAATGAGCGCGCTGCTCGAAAAACTTAAGCTGGCGCAGGCGCTTCACTCTCATGCTCTGCCCATCCATCAGACGGCGCTCGTGGTCGGCGGCGGCGTCGCAGGTATGCGAGCCGCCCTCTCCCTTGCCGATCGAGGGATCAAAACACACCTGGTGGAAAAATCCGACCGGCTCGGCGGGCATGCGGCCAATGGATTGCATTACACGATTGACGGATTAGACCCCGCCGGCCTGGTCTCCGAACTGAACCGGAAAATCGAGGAGCAGCGGAACCTGACAGTCCATTTGAACAGCGAGATTATTGGCTCCAAGGGTGCGCTCGGACGCTTCACTACCGAAATCCGCAGCAGCGACAGCAACCAAAAACTCGAGCACGGCGCGGTGATCATAGCCACCGGCGGTCATGAAGCCAAAACCACTGAATACGCCTACGGCCAGAGCGAGCGCGTTGTGACCCAGGTTGAACTGGAGGAGCGACTGACAGCCGGGGAACTCGATGCGGCAACTCTGGAGAACGTGGTGATGATTCAATGCGTCGGCTCGCGGGAGAAAGGCGCGCGCGAGTACTGCAGCCGCATCTGCTGCGCGGCCGCATTGAAGAACGCATTCAAGATCCTTGAGAAGAATCCTGCGGCCCGCATCTACATCCTCAATCGGGACATGATGACCTACGGCTTCCTCGAGAAATACTATACCAGGGCGCGAGGCGAAGGGATCATGTTCATCAATTATGAACTCGATCAGAAGCCGCAGGTGGAGATCGTTGACGACAAGCCGCTCGTGAAATTCACCGATCCGGTCCTCCAGATGCCGCTCGAGGTGACCGCCGATCTGCTGGCGCTCGCCACCGGCATACAGCCCCCTTCATCCAACGAACAGCTTGCCCAAAGCTTCGGCTTGCCGCTCACGTCGGAAGGCTTCTTTCAGGAGGCCGATTCGAAATGGCGGCCGGTCGAATTCAAGAAGCTGGGCGTCTTTCTCGCGGGCACGGCGCACAGCCCGCTGCCACTGAACGAATCGCTCATGCAGGCTGAGGCCGCGGCGCAGAAAGCCTACGCCCATATCTCCCGACGCACGATTCAAACGGCACGAGCCGTATCCAAAGTGCACGACGCCATCTGCGCCCGCTGCCAAATATGCGTGGAAATCTGCCCGTACAATGCGCGCGCGTTTGATCCTGAACAGAACTGCATCGTCGTCGACTCGGCAGCATGCCAGGCCTGCGGCCTGTGCGCGGTCGCTTGCCCGAACAAAGCCGCGGAAGTGCAGGGCTGGAGCGAGAAACAGACGCTGGCGATAATCGACGCGAAGCTGAGAAGCACCGGCCATTCGCGGCGGCGGGCCGGCAAGGAGGTAACAACGTGACTGATCTTGCGACAGCGAATAAGGACCTGTGGCGGGACGTCTTCGACAGCGAAGACCTGCGCTATTGCTTCAATTGCAGCACCTGCATCTCCGGCTGTCCCGCATCCAATGCGAACCCGCCGCTTCTGATCAGGAGCCTTGTTCGCATGGTAATCCTCGGGCTGGAAGACGAATTGCTCGAGCAGGACACGCCGTGGACCTGTGTCACCTGTTCGC
This genomic interval carries:
- a CDS encoding 4Fe-4S dicluster domain-containing protein, yielding MSREFPLREERIGFYICHCGINIAFKVRCAEVAEYIGTLPGVAVSRDYLFMCSDPGQEIIEKDIRELDLTRVVVASCSPRMHEHTFRAACARAGLNPFRAFHHVCVREHVSWVTLDEDQATEKAKLLARAGIRRVRYQSDLFPKTFPVNPNTLVVGGGITGMQASLDVAKAGYKVYLVERQATIGGHMLQYDKTFPTMDCAACIGTPKMVAVGQNPNIEILSLSEVEEISGFVGNFKVKVRKHARYVKADKCTGCAECTKYCPIIVPNEWDVNTKQRNAVYRPFPQAVPITFAIDKKDRGPCVQTCPAGTNVQGYVTMIREGKYKEALKIIMENLPLPGVLGRVCPAPCEKECRRGEVDEPVSIRNLKRFAADQADWETLELPEIDMKPPEEKVAIVGSGPAGLACAYFLARKGYHPTVFEALPEVGGMLRAGIPDYRLPPEVLNREVNYIRRLGVEIKTNAPIGGETTIESLLANGFKAVFLSTGAHNEFKLGVEGEDAAGVLKGISFLRDVNFCANGEVGKKAVVIGGGAVAMDVARVARRKGASEVHVYCLEKRHEMPAWVEEIEAAEAEGIEIHNAWGVKRILTNDAKVKGIEFKRCTAVFDENKRFSPQYDDSETITENCNTVLVAIGQRPDLSCLNGSKDVQLTRRGLIAADPVTLQTSKPGVFAGGEMYSGPSLVVQAVATGKEAAISIERYLKSEDLVLDRPERPKGENWAPIPEDVQKAARAKMPELAPADRVNGFVEVETGFTEEQARAEAARCLSCGVCCECKQCVPACEAKAIDHDAKDEIVTLDVGSIILATGFDIMDPTPMQEYGYGKYRNVLTSLEFERLSNATGPTSGKILLRDPNDRWNHTRPPKSVAFLHCVGSRDKNYHDYCSRTCCMYALKMAHLVKDKCGHDTQVFNFYIDMRCFGKGQEEFYRRIQDEGVRMVRGKAVEVTDKAEDPSEEGMLIVRAEDSLIGKMLRVPVEMVVLCTAMEPRPDALEVARIFGLSLSADGFFMEEHPKLEPVSTPTSGVFLAGACQGPKDITDSVAQAKAAASEAQALSTLGKVIVPPMISHIDEDICIGCQVCIGLCPYSAIEFDEFKKVSVVNEAVCKGCGSCAAYCPSGAADIRHFTQKQIFGEIEGILVGAKETRDE
- a CDS encoding hydrogenase iron-sulfur subunit; its protein translation is MSKEFEPTIVAFLCNWCTFTAADLAGTSRLSYPENVKIIRMMCSGMVDPLYVLKAFMEGADGVFIGGCWPGDCHYINGNLKARRRVALLTEILKQFGIEEDRFWLRWVAASDGVMFQEFSKQMTEKLRQMGPSPLSVNQTIA
- a CDS encoding formate dehydrogenase, with the translated sequence MTEYSKLVAQDGSINKSLASFFRTMLEKNVVDAVLVPAHQNPKGVMQTLITAPEALDAVDPFAPVAPTNSARLVTRLTNVPSGRPVAVVMRSCEIRALLELVKLKQANVDDLLLIGIDCLGRYENADYLKYEQGGATTEDFLKAACGDKGTKSADGFDVAVACRICEYPAADNADVRLCVIGASPGEVFVEWATEKGLNARKAMGLEAEAGPAGRDAAVQQIKKTRTAQRDKVFSDMYEHVGSMEKLRDHLAGCINCYNCRAACPVCYCKECVFVTDTFRHPGDQYLSWGDKRGFMKMPTETVLFHLTRMTHMSALCVGCGQCSSACPNDIHVTELFRSVANRTQARFDYHPGRSLDEPQPLAVFYAEELTEVTGQVK
- a CDS encoding CoB--CoM heterodisulfide reductase iron-sulfur subunit A family protein, with product MTEENAVGTVLVVGAGIAGIKSALELAETGYKVILTDNSPSVGGILQKLDHQFPTDHCGMCRMLPLVGREHASQHCMRKSLFHDNIEILPFTEITSVKGDAGAYTVELLRRARHVNTDICNGLGKCIDVCPVEAPDEFNQGLTRRKAIYKPVPHNVPQMLLIDMQACTRCGECVKACPVNAIDLEAQDEASLVEVNAIILAAGATLYDPATDDDAKAYAVSPDVVSSLAFERILSGSGLYDGTIRRPSDGKPAKRIAWIQCVGSRNRRKGRDYCSSICCMFALKEAVLAHEKGGPDTETTIFYMDMRTFGKEFYQYRERAEREYGVRLVRCRVQSVLREADGSLLVRYLDQKTGEFVEDSYDMVVLSTGQAPFEDHRRLAELLGLDRAPSGLLPLLDFEKVKLVKPGIFICGSLMGLTDISEAITSGIAAAGETSKMLLASGIKRLEDEPAPERPVDKQAPLVSVVLCSCKGVKAPEGLDLEPLISTIKKYPGVGEAHLVEALCREEGEQELKEILEQTKCNRLIIGACLPYVYRQRFRKLAQTAGFNPALVEIFDLLSAARHGLPETNGTDWVQLALEEMSALLEKLKLAQALHSHALPIHQTALVVGGGVAGMRAALSLADRGIKTHLVEKSDRLGGHAANGLHYTIDGLDPAGLVSELNRKIEEQRNLTVHLNSEIIGSKGALGRFTTEIRSSDSNQKLEHGAVIIATGGHEAKTTEYAYGQSERVVTQVELEERLTAGELDAATLENVVMIQCVGSREKGAREYCSRICCAAALKNAFKILEKNPAARIYILNRDMMTYGFLEKYYTRARGEGIMFINYELDQKPQVEIVDDKPLVKFTDPVLQMPLEVTADLLALATGIQPPSSNEQLAQSFGLPLTSEGFFQEADSKWRPVEFKKLGVFLAGTAHSPLPLNESLMQAEAAAQKAYAHISRRTIQTARAVSKVHDAICARCQICVEICPYNARAFDPEQNCIVVDSAACQACGLCAVACPNKAAEVQGWSEKQTLAIIDAKLRSTGHSRRRAGKEVTT